The Macrobrachium rosenbergii isolate ZJJX-2024 chromosome 7, ASM4041242v1, whole genome shotgun sequence genome segment agagagagagagagagagagagagagagaaatgctttctTAGCAGAGTCCATATTGTGGGATGTGGGAGTGGGCTGAGGAGTAGAGGTTGGGGTGTGGGGTGGAGAGTGAGGATGGGTGAGGTGGAATGTGGGATTTTGGGGAGGAGTGTGAGGTGGGGGTCTGGTGTGGTGTGAGTTGGAATGCGGGGTGTGGTGTGGTGAGGGGTAAAGTGTGAGGAGGGGGTGGTTTGGTGTGGGGTGGAATGTGGGGTATGGGGTTGTGTCGGATGGTGTGTGGTGTGGGGTGGAATGTGTGGACGGGTATGGGGTGGAATGTGGGGTGTGGTGTGGGGTGAGGATAGGGTATTgggtggggtgtggggtggggttgtAAGGTGGTGTGTAGGGTGCAGTGATGTGTTATTCTGCAGTTCTATCAACTGACATTGTTACTCTTTTATTGTTGCTCTTTTTCCCTGGAAACTGTATCCGCTTGGGTCTGGAAACTGGAAAGGTTTTGATGcgatttctccctccctccctcgtgCTTCTTTGAGCTGTTGGGTAAATGGTTTCCTGTGATGGATGGTTTGAACAAATTAGTTTTGTTGAAGATTTTTTTCACCAGATGGTGAGGGATGCTCATTTCTGTTCGTctgataatcataatttttatgatcATAAAGACATGTTGAGGCAATTTTATGATTGAGTAGTAATGGTCTTAGGAGCTCTTGGAGATAAAagctatatttacacacacacaaaaacacacacacacacacacacacacacacacatatatatatatatatatatatatttatatatatactatgtatatatatatatatatatatatatatatatatatatttatatatatatatatatatatatatatatatatatatatatatatatatatatatatatatatatatatatatatatatataaatctcaacgCCTTGATTAAGCATCTCTCTAGTTTCATCATCTCCATACTTTTAcgcttttattccttccttccttccttcttaccCTACTTACTTCTTTTCCTTATATCATTTCAGTGGGACAAATGCACACATTTACTCTCGATACGTTGGCGATATAGAGCAGAGATTCATGGCTCAGGAACGATTTTTGTGGTTTTACGAGGGAGATGAAAGCGGCTATTCTCAGAAGATGGAAGGATGTTCTCAGCTCCTACTGTAAGAATACGGTTGGGAAACAGATGATATTTTTAATGGGAGAATACAACgagatttatttattgagagataTCTTCTGCACTAgggcaaaacaaaacagaaaatgagcagtagagaaggaaatatctcaaacgttgcattgagagagagagagagagagagagagagagagagagagagagagagagagagagagagagaaatgctttctTGGCAAATCCACATATTGTGGGATGTGGGGTGGGCTGAGGGGTAGAGGTTGGGGTGTGGGGTGGAGAGTGAGGATGGAGTGAGGTGGAATGTGGGATTTGGGGAGGAGTGTGAGGTGGGGGTCTGGTGTGGTGTGAGTTGGAATGCGGGGTGTGGTGTGGTGAGGGGTAAAGTGTGAGGAGGGGTGGTTTGGTGTGGGGTGGAATGTAGGGTATGGGGTTGTGTCAGATGGTGTGTGGTGTAAGGGTGGAATGTGTGGACAATTGTAAGGGTGGAATGTGGGATGTGGTGTGGGGCAGTGGAGGGTGTAGGGTGGAGTTGGGGAGGAGTGTAGGGTGTGGGTTGGAGTGTGGTGTAGGGTGAGAGGATAGAATTATTgggtggggtgtggggtggggttgtAAGGTGGTGTGTAGGGTGCAGTGATGTGTAGGGTTGTAGTATGTTGATGGGGTGTGGggtgtggggttggggtgggattGTAGGGTAGGGGTGTCGGGTGGTGTGTGGGGTGAGGTGAATATTTCTttggatattattgttattgtctaGGTAtcaaataaactttctctctctctctctccgaactgGCCCATTGTATTCCTGAAGGCCCTTTGCCTCTATGTGCATTCCCATTCCGTATGGAATCCACCTTTGGAAAACTTTGCGGATACGCGCTTTTCATCCAGCGCCACTTCAGTACTTCTACTGGACTGGAAACCGTTGGCGTTATTCTGCAGTTCTATCAACTGACATTGTTACTCTTTTATTGTTGCTCTTTTTCCCTGGAAACTGTATCCGCTTGGGTCTGGAAACTGGAAAGGTTTTGATGcgatctctccctccctccctcgtgCTTCTTTGAGCTGTTGGGTAAATGGTTTCCTGTGATGGATGGTTTGAACAAAtgattttgttgaagattttTTTCACCAGATGGTGAGGGATGCTCATTTCTGTTTTATGATTGAGTAGTAATGGTCTTAGGAGCGCTTGGAGATAAagctatatttacacacaaacacacacacacacacacacacacacacacacacacacacatatatatatatatatatatatatatatatatatatatatgtatatatatatatatatatatatatatatatatatatatatatatatatatatatatatataaatctcaacaTAGCAATTAAGCATCTCTCTAGTTTCATCATCTCCATACTTTTACGCTTTTATTCCTTCTTCATGCTTACCCTACTTACTTTTTCCTTATATCATTTCAGTGGGACAAATGCACATTTACTCTCGATACGTTAGCGATATAAACGAATTCATAGCTCAAGACGATTTTTGTGGTTTTTACGAGGAGATGAAAGCGGCTATTCTCAGAAGATGGAAGGATGTTCTCAGCTCCTACTGTAAGAATACGGTTGGGAAACAGATGATATTTTTAATGGGAGAATACAACgagatttatttattgagagttATCTTCTGCACTAGGgcaaaacaaaacacagaaaatgagcagtagagaaggaaatatctcaaacgttgcattgagagagagagagagagagagagagagagggtgggttgaGGGGTCTAGGTTGGGGTGTGGGGTGGAGAGTGAGGATGGGTGAGGTGGAATGTGGGGTTTGGGGAGGAGTGTGAGTTGGTGGTCTGGTGTGGTGTGAGTTGGAATGCGGGGTGTGGTGTGGTGAGGGCAAAGTGTGAGGAGGGGGTGGTTTGGTGTGGGGTGGAATGTGGGGTATGGGGTTGTGTCGGATGGTGTGTGGTGTGGGGTGGAATGTGTGGACGGGTATGGGGTGGAATGTGGGGTGTGGTGTGGGGCGGTGTAAGAGGGGTGTAGGGTGGAGTTTGGGGAGGAGTGTGGGGTGTGGGTTGGGGTGTGGTGTGGGGTGAGGATAGGGTATTgggtggggtgtggggtggggttgtAAGGTGGTGTGTAGGGTGCAGTGATGTGTAGGGTTGTAGTATGGGGATGGggtgtggggttggggtgggattGTAGGGTAGGGGTGTCGGGTGGTGTGTGGGGTCGTGTGTGGGGTGAGGTGTGGGGTGAGGTGAATATTTCTTTGGATATTACTGTTATTGTCTAGGTatcaaataaactctctctctctctctctctctctctctctctctctctctctctctctctctctctctctctctctctccgaactgGCCCATTGTATTCCTGAAGGCCCTTTGCCTCCATGTGCATTCCCATTCCGTATGGAATCCACCTTTGGAAAACTTTGTTTTCGGATACGCGCTTTTCATCCAGCGCCATTTCAGTGCTTCTACTGGACTGGAAACCGTTGGCGTTATTCTGCAGTTCTATCAACTGACATTGTTACTCTTTTATTGTTGCTCTTTTTCCCTGGAAACTGTATCCGCTTGGGTCTGAAAACTGGAAAGGTTTTGATGCGATCTCTCCCTCCCTACCTCTCATTAGCTATGTACACGGGCTGTTGGGTAAATGGTTTCCCTGTGATGGATGGTTTGaacaaataattttgttgaaGATTTTTTTCACCAGATGGTGAGGGATGCTCATTTCTGTTTTATGATTGAGTAGTAATGGTCTTAGGAGCGCTTGGAGATAAAagctatatttacacacacacaaaaacacacacacacacacacacacacacacacacatatatatatatatat includes the following:
- the LOC136840418 gene encoding soluble scavenger receptor cysteine-rich domain-containing protein SSC5D-like — translated: MSIPHHLVKKIFNKIICSNHPSQETIYPTAQRSTREGGRDRIKTFPVSRPKRIQFPGKKSNNKRVTINIHLTPHTTRHPYPTIPPQPHTPHPINILQPYTSLHPTHHLTTPPHTPPNNSILSPYTTLQPTPYTPPQLHPTPSTAPHHIPHSTLTIVHTFHPYTTHHLTQPHTLHSTPHQTTPPHTLPLTTPHPAFQLTPHQTPTSHSSPNPTFHLTPSSLSTPHPNLYPSAHPTSHNIITHHCTLHTTLQPHPTPHPIPYPHPTPHPTFHPIPVHTFHPTPHTIRHNPIPHIPPHTKPPPPHTLPLTTPHPAFQLTPHQTPTSHSSPKSHIPPHPSSLSTPHPNLYSSAHSHIPQYGLC
- the LOC136840419 gene encoding uncharacterized protein encodes the protein MMLCPPILRKGLFTSSLDNIDHNPTAARASTSFHGTSISLFQHPSPEEEGDKYSPHPTPHPTHDPTHHPTPLPYNPTPTPHPIPILQPYTSLHPTHHLTTPPHTPPNTLSSPHTTPQPTPHTPPQTPPYTPLTPPHTTPHIPPHTRPHIPPHTTHHPTQPHTPHSTPHQTTPSSHFALTTPHPAFQLTPHQTTNSHSSPNPTFHLTHPHSPPHTPT